The sequence ACAACTCCGAATAAGATGTTATCAATGTGTAAGTGTGATATCAGGAGTTTTGAGCCACACTCAGCatgattatattaaaaaaaaaattgcagttaTTGAGCCGATTCATAGTGAGGAAAATACGCAACCAAATGattgttctgtgttttcatgacaacaaaagaagacacagaaaatgaaGGCAGAGGAGTGAAACCCAGTGTTCTGTTCCCTGGTTTGTTtctattgtttgtttctttttttttttttaaatgtgagttGCATGGACTCTATTTAGCTGTAAAACAcgtttcaattaaaaaaaaaaataaaataaaaaaaaaaaagatggtagCATGGCTTACCCCGATTAAAAAGGAGACGTCTCCCTGCTCATCGGGCTACAGAAACTACATAATACTGTTGTTGAAAGCATGACTCTACGGCTGCTGCCTCATCGTTAAAGGCAATCTGAGAATAACTTAAAGTACTGTTCCTGATCTTCACTTTTCGtatccccccccacccctctctcaTCTTTACAAATAACGCTTTATACATCCAGTAAATATTAGGCGATTTCTGTGTATGCATCGGTCTCTTTAAAGGACGCAGTTAGCTGACATTCGAGGTTAGCCGTTTTTAGAGGATAAGAGAAGCTTTCTAGCTGTAGTTCTAGCGATGTTCAACCAGTTATGCTCTTTTAACATGCTGCCAGTTAATCTCTCCCTCCAGTCGCAGTGTTTTTGATTTCTGCCGGTGTTTTTCTTCCTTCGCTCGAATTGTTCACATATGATGCAACGGCTCTCTGCGGCTTTCAATACTTTCAACCCTGCCGAGcggatatatatatacatatatatctatatatatgtgtgtgtgtgtaggcagatttttttggGAAAACAAAGTTGATTCTTTTTTCTGTACATAGCTTTCAGAAACAAATGTACATAAAACAtggctgttatttttttattatttaatgtcaGAAGTGTTGAGTACATTCAATATTGTTCTATGATTGTATGTTGACAAATTGACAGTTTTGAAAGTTAAatttttttggaataaaatTAACATGTCTAcgatatatatatgtatatatgggtttgtttgtctttaagtGTTTTGGTTTGATAGGATGAGAAATGTGATCAGAGCCCAACAGATTATTGATTTTTGATGATTCAAAAGAATATATTGACCCatattcattaaaatatatatataaacaaacatttttagttATGTGATCTAGATATGTGATTAGTGCACAAAATAGTAACAGAAaccttttttaaatgactttgagAATATTTGTACAGCAGTTTCTTCATTTTCAACAGATACTGATACCAGTTAATGTGTGATAAACTAATATTAATCAATATATCTGCACCTGTGACTGCTGTgtaaacaacacatgaaaaaaaatatcttacTAACATGAGAACTGACCTCTGATTGGTTGACCAAATCATTCTTAAAGGACGGTGACACAGTTTttcaacagtcaggagcccaaatgaacattgaaacatgtttttcttgctgtaatcattcctcctgttcatactgaccattagaggatcccttcataatacacttataatggaagtgatgggagacaaaatccacagtcctccttctgtgcaaaaatgtatttaaaagtttatctgaagctaatatgaagcttcagcgtccaaatgagtcaaattaagtagatatctttcaaaataaaagtcctTTTAGTGTCAAGGCCCCTCTTTTTGTCCATCtgaggaaacagaaagagggaattATATTTAATTCTATACATATTAATTCTTATAAGCTTCATATAAACTTTTAACATAATATTTCCTGATGGTCTGAGgaccaaaatgtatttaaataagtGAGTAAAAGTGATGAACTGTGCAGAAAAAAGTTTCAAACAGCATCTCTAATGTTTGATAATCAGCTGATTGATATGTAACACCTGCACTTCCTGCTACATGACAAACCTAACCGGTGCACACCCCGATGACATCGCTATGACATCATCGGGGGTTTTCTCAGCCTTGACAAACAGCCACAGAGGATATGAAACAACCGGTTTCACAGGCTGAGCAGCATTTTCCATGTCAAGTTCTTTTCTCTAATCAAACAACCAGCGAGttaaatctggaaaaaaaacaaacagtttattgaataaagaaaatggaaacaggACAGTATCTCAAAAATAAACACCGCTGACTCCTTATGAACATTTTGGTGAAAATCCTGCTGATCTTAAAAACACCACTGACAGGTCACAACTGGAGTGTCTCTCTGGGAGTCAGCCAGACTTCTCTTTGCCTTTCATCCTTCACgtatatatttctgtatgaTAGACCATCCCATTAGTgaatttaaacacaaaaaaaaaagatgttgagATGATACACTTTTTGTACAGCATCTTCAACCTGACAGCTGTCAACTCTTGCAAATCAAACGCCGTCTGAAACGCTTCTTATCACTTAAACTATGTAACGACGTCCTGCGTACACAGAACATCACACTAGCCTGATGTACAAAAAGTGCTGACATTTgtcaaagatataaaaaaaaaaatccacttctGTAATGTTACCAGCTCTCATTTGGgttcatttaaacattttagtgtTAATTTAAATGGTGAAAATATGCCTTGAGGAGTTAGTATTtacacaaactgtgaaatatattttcactttcagaGAATTTGTGTCATTTGGCAACGTCTTTAAACGAGACAAGAGTTTACTAGACCTACGGAGGATAATGACccttgtatttttttgttgataaaatacataatacacgcataaaacaaaatgaaaacacctcAAAAAGAAAGCCATACACCATCGCTACACAGACAGCCAGTGTTCTGCCAGCTATCCCCTTCAAAAACAATCTAGACACAGATCAGAGtatgtttgtatctgtattAACGGCCTCGCCGCGGCGCGCTCGTCTGCTCGTCAGTTACTGCCTGTTCAGTCTTTTCGGAGGTTATTCAGCCGCTCCTCCAGATCGGCGTCTGCGTCGGCCAGGGCGGCCTGGGGCTCGGCCTTCTTTCCTCCGGCCACGGACAAGCTGCCGCCGGTGCTCGGAagatctgaaatgaaaaaaaacccgCGGTTGGGGCTGAAAATATCAGACAAAAGACACGGAGAGGATgtagagggtttttttttataactgtgCAAGATTTTCCTTACTTGACAGTTCGTCTGACAGATTCAGACCCAGCTCGTCCAGGACTTGAGACACGATGGCGTCACTGTACGAGAAGAAAGGGACAGAAATATgtcaaagaaaatacaaaaaaatcatactgtagcttcatatataaaaggataaagctggagaatgtttttcctgttgtcaACAGATATCATGTGCGAAGCCaatctgttgttgtccaaaaactattaaaaaaacacgtcaatgagccaaactgctgcactgggtgacggtttttggacaacagaggtctacgacacagaggaatgtgacatatcaggctttggatacacacacaatacttgtaagtaggatgagatttgttgacaataagaaaaatatagaaaatcaccaccGTTATCCTTTAACCAGACGGAGATGTGAGAGTGTTATCGATCTTCTCTGTTGTCTCTTTGGTTGCTTTGGTCGTATATTTAGGATGATTGCtctgataaatgatgatgaaatgtcGTTCAATGAGTTTTGATGCATTAGGCTGAATCTGCTCCTGTTGCTTCTGTCAGCAGTGAAATCATTAATTAACGTTGTGTGCGTCAGATCTATTGGGAGCCTAAACAGAAGCACCACCATGTTCAACAGAGCAGgtgttttgggtcatgagctgttcctttttttctctggttGATTTTTCTTTGATAAGTCCACAGAACTCTACCGCTTcctttttgtatgtttctgtgaaCTGCGAcctgttttttcagtttttgaggCTTAACAGGAGTTTACATGAGGTTATGGTTGTCAGGTCTTTTCTCATGCAAACTAACATCCTGGAAACAATCTCGACTTGTTGCACAGTCATAAAGGGCTTTTTCTTCACCTTGCAACACATGTGCTCCTCAGTCTACCAGCTTGTTTGCCATTTACTACATTTCCTGTGCTTTGTTAGAACATAACCAGCAACCTTTGATATCTCACTGATaggtttttgcttttttttccagcctcATTATCATCTTCTTCACTTGCATGGTCACCTCTTGACTCCTCACACTGACAGACAACTCCATCTCAATCAGTTCTGAGCCATGTGTGAGCTCCTGTGTGCACAAACTAACACTGAAACATAAACAGCTGCCCAAGAAACATTTAGTAGCCATGTGTCCAATCATGTCTGAACCTATAAGCTTTGGGCACTATGTGTTAAGAGGGATGTATCTCCCTCACAGCTTTTTCTATATTGATGTAAAACTActtaaattaaagctgagacttggcaCTTCAATGTAGTGCCAAGTCTCAGCTATGTTATATATAAGGTTttatatgtgttttgtttttaggaaGCAGGAATATCAGACATTCCTTTGAGAAGTAATTAAtgtaatgaataataaatgttaaGTTAAGAGCATTAAAAACCACAATTTGTACACAAACGTGGAGCAGACTGTTGTTAGTCTCTtacctctcctcctcatcatcctcatcacccATGGCGTCGTCGATGGCGTCAttcatcatctcctccttcatGTCCATGATTTCACTCTGTCGCTCGAACTCCATCATGATCTTCTGAATCTGGGGCAGTTTCAGCTGTGGAGATGGAATAAACAGGAGACCGTCAACACAGGAAGCTTATCCTTTATTTCCGCCACATAGTGAGTTTTTAATGGCGAAGGCGGACCTGTCTGTTCATGGTGGCCATGGCTTTGGTGACACCTTTCATGGCCTGCGCCATGCTGTTGTTGGACTTGAGCGTCTGTATCTTGAGACTGACGGCCTGAATGTTGGCTTTCATCATGATGAACTTCTTCACGTAGCGTCTTGTGCGAACCAAATCCTTGGCCATGATCTTGACGGCGTCCTGTAAAAGATCAAAATCAACCGCATGGCTGTTAGATTCTCTCTCTTTACAAACTATGATCTCCTCACAAAACACaacttctcctccttcttctcacCATCTGTCCCTGTTTGGCCATTTTCTTTATGTCAGCGATGATCTTCTTCTCCTGTTGCTCCAGTTTCATTCGCTCTCTGTCCAGTTCTCTCATGGCCCGATTGAGTGCCCTCTGATTCTGCTTCAGCATCTCCTCTGGAGTCTTCCTCTTCCCAAACAAGAATTCCATCTGATGGAAAATACCAAAAGCAAAATGTCAGTACAATCAAACTGAATTTATAACAGGTTTATTATATCAGGATAAACCCTTTGAGATGTATTATTATGTTAGCTGGTGGTTAATTTAATGGTTGGcaacttatcaattaatcgttgcagGTCTAATCAGAACTAAATGATTGAATAATTAATGGTAAAAATTCCAGACAGACcgattgatgatgaaaataatcgttaattGCACACATCTAAAACCCACAatagtgtaaatgtaaaaatggaggaattttaattttaacttttctGTCCACCAgaccaaaagaaaataaacGTTAGTcgatcaactattttgatatattttgatAATAGTTTAAtctgtttgagtcattttttaaagaaagaatgctaaaattctcttgttgcagctttttaaatgtgaatattttctggtttcttcagtcatCTATGACAACgaactaaatatctttgagttgtggacattTTTGTTAAAGTCTGGCAAAtgttgggctttgggaaataaGTTATCGAGACGACCGGcgaaaataattgacagatgaTTATCGATGGTGAAAAATAACTGTTGCAGCAATAATCATAGAgaattttgatttgttttctttaaaaaatgaatcaaaacaattaatcgataatcAAAAACAGCTGGCAACTAATAAACTAATCGTaaagttaaataattaaacaataaatcaaaagaaataCCTGACAATCTGAtaggtgaagaaaataatcgttagttttAACCACATACATCAGAAACTCTCAGTAGTGTCAAAGTAAAATGGATTAATTTGAACTTTCCTGTCAACTAACACAAGAAACAGTTTGTTCCTCAGTCTGTGACACAGTTTGGGTCATGTTAAAGTGAGGAGTGTTACTCAGCTGTTAGTTATGTGAGCAGAGGCCTGTTAGGAGTATTAAAGTCTGCTTCCAGCCGTGTTTTAGCTCTCAGATGTCGGACTGACTCAGTATCTCTGCGGCCCTTCCGGCAAAGACCAAAAAAACTCAGTCCTGCTCACCTTGTACCAGGCTCGTCC is a genomic window of Thunnus maccoyii chromosome 20, fThuMac1.1, whole genome shotgun sequence containing:
- the chmp2a gene encoding charged multivesicular body protein 2a; protein product: MEFLFGKRKTPEEMLKQNQRALNRAMRELDRERMKLEQQEKKIIADIKKMAKQGQMDAVKIMAKDLVRTRRYVKKFIMMKANIQAVSLKIQTLKSNNSMAQAMKGVTKAMATMNRQLKLPQIQKIMMEFERQSEIMDMKEEMMNDAIDDAMGDEDDEEESDAIVSQVLDELGLNLSDELSNLPSTGGSLSVAGGKKAEPQAALADADADLEERLNNLRKD